Proteins from one Faecalibacterium sp. I3-3-33 genomic window:
- the fabZ gene encoding 3-hydroxyacyl-ACP dehydratase FabZ, which translates to MAEPRTVRENANTLSSVQIAEILPHRYPFALVDRVLDYEPGQWAIGRKCVTRNEEFFNGHFPAQPVMPGVLLLEALAQTGAVAALSLPENKGKLALFGGIKSARFRKQVTPGDVLTLHCELVQQHGAVGVGKASAWVDGKCAVTAELTFVLTEAAE; encoded by the coding sequence ATGGCAGAGCCCCGTACCGTGCGTGAAAACGCCAACACCCTGAGCAGTGTACAGATCGCGGAGATCCTGCCACACCGCTACCCCTTTGCTCTCGTGGACCGCGTTCTGGACTACGAGCCGGGGCAGTGGGCCATCGGCCGCAAGTGCGTCACCCGCAACGAGGAATTCTTCAACGGCCACTTCCCGGCGCAGCCGGTCATGCCCGGCGTACTGCTGCTGGAAGCGCTGGCGCAGACCGGCGCTGTGGCGGCGCTGAGCCTACCGGAAAACAAGGGCAAGCTTGCGCTGTTCGGCGGCATCAAGAGTGCCCGCTTCCGCAAGCAGGTCACCCCCGGGGACGTGCTCACCCTCCACTGCGAGCTGGTGCAGCAGCACGGCGCTGTGGGCGTAGGCAAGGCCTCGGCATGGGTGGACGGCAAGTGTGCCGTCACCGCAGAGCTGACCT
- the fabF gene encoding beta-ketoacyl-ACP synthase II yields the protein MEKRRVVITGLGTVNPLGNNVADSWAAARAGKCGIGPITQFDTTDFKCKLAGEVKDFDPETVVDKKEVRKMARFTLLALGAAAEAIADSGLDTEAEGKDIGVILSSGIGGLPTIEEQHARGEEKGMEKVSPYFVPMAIANMAAAQVAIRFGLKGMCTCPVTACAGGTNAVGDAFHRIRDGYEPVMVCGGAESCISPLGIGGFTSMKALSTATDPDAASLPFDARRGGFVMGEGSGVLVLEELEHARARGAHIYAEVVGYGANCDAYHFTAPAPGGAGAIDCMKLTLADADIAPEQVDHINAHGTGTHMNDACETAAIHTVFGAHAKEMTVVSTKSMTGHLLGGAGGIEAVFTALALRDQFAPPTIHYAQPDPECDLDYVPNTGRQQEMQYALSNSLGFGGHNACIALRRWEG from the coding sequence ATGGAAAAACGCAGAGTTGTGATCACCGGCCTTGGCACGGTGAACCCGCTGGGCAACAACGTGGCGGACAGCTGGGCAGCAGCCCGTGCCGGTAAATGCGGCATCGGCCCCATCACCCAGTTCGACACCACCGACTTCAAGTGCAAGCTGGCCGGTGAGGTAAAGGATTTTGATCCCGAGACTGTGGTGGACAAAAAGGAAGTCCGCAAGATGGCCCGCTTCACCCTGCTGGCGCTGGGCGCTGCGGCAGAAGCCATTGCAGACAGCGGCCTTGATACCGAGGCCGAGGGCAAGGACATCGGCGTCATCCTGTCCAGCGGTATCGGCGGTCTGCCCACGATCGAGGAGCAGCACGCCCGCGGCGAGGAAAAGGGCATGGAGAAGGTAAGCCCCTACTTTGTGCCCATGGCCATTGCCAACATGGCAGCGGCACAGGTGGCCATCCGCTTCGGCCTGAAGGGCATGTGCACCTGCCCGGTCACGGCCTGCGCCGGCGGCACCAACGCTGTGGGCGACGCCTTCCACCGCATCCGGGACGGCTACGAGCCGGTGATGGTCTGCGGCGGCGCGGAAAGCTGCATCAGCCCCTTGGGCATCGGCGGCTTTACCAGCATGAAGGCGCTTTCCACCGCTACCGACCCGGACGCTGCCAGCCTGCCCTTTGACGCCCGCCGCGGCGGTTTTGTCATGGGTGAGGGCAGCGGTGTGCTGGTGCTGGAAGAGCTGGAGCACGCAAGAGCGCGCGGCGCACACATCTATGCCGAGGTGGTGGGCTACGGTGCCAACTGCGACGCCTACCACTTTACCGCGCCCGCACCCGGCGGCGCAGGTGCCATCGACTGCATGAAGCTGACCCTGGCCGATGCGGACATCGCACCGGAGCAGGTGGACCACATCAACGCTCACGGCACCGGCACCCACATGAACGATGCCTGCGAGACTGCCGCCATTCACACAGTGTTCGGCGCACACGCCAAGGAGATGACCGTGGTCAGCACCAAGAGCATGACCGGCCATCTGCTGGGCGGTGCGGGCGGCATTGAGGCCGTGTTCACCGCGCTGGCACTGCGGGATCAGTTCGCCCCGCCCACCATCCACTACGCCCAGCCCGACCCGGAGTGTGATCTGGACTATGTGCCCAACACCGGGCGGCAGCAGGAGATGCAGTATGCACTGAGCAACAGCCTTGGCTTTGGCGGCCACAACGCCTGCATCGCCCTGCGCAGATGGGAGGGCTGA
- the fabG gene encoding 3-oxoacyl-[acyl-carrier-protein] reductase, translating into MSEEKLTRAAIVTGGSRGIGRAVCVALAKQGCNVVVNYCHGAEPAEQTAALCRAEGVQAVTVQADVSTAEGCKALFDAAAEAFGRVDVLVNNAGITRDNLILRLTEQDFDAVLDTNLKSAFLCCKEAARRMVRQRYGRIVNLSSVVALRGNAGQTNYAASKAGLIGLTKSLARELAARNVTVNAVAPGFIDTDMTAVLPEAVRTGMTQGIPAGRAGQPEDVAQAVAFFAAEQSSYLTGQVLCVDGGMAM; encoded by the coding sequence ATGAGCGAAGAAAAGCTGACCCGCGCCGCCATTGTTACCGGCGGCAGCCGGGGCATTGGCCGCGCAGTGTGCGTGGCACTGGCAAAGCAGGGCTGCAATGTGGTGGTGAACTACTGCCACGGCGCAGAGCCTGCGGAGCAGACGGCAGCCCTCTGCCGCGCCGAGGGCGTGCAGGCGGTGACCGTGCAGGCGGATGTATCCACCGCCGAGGGCTGCAAGGCACTGTTCGATGCCGCAGCCGAGGCCTTTGGCCGGGTGGATGTGCTGGTGAACAACGCGGGCATCACCCGGGACAACCTCATCCTGCGCCTGACCGAGCAGGATTTTGACGCGGTGCTGGACACCAACCTGAAAAGCGCCTTTCTCTGCTGCAAGGAGGCCGCCCGCCGCATGGTGCGCCAGCGCTATGGCCGCATCGTGAACCTTTCCAGCGTGGTGGCGCTGCGCGGCAATGCCGGGCAGACCAACTACGCCGCCAGCAAGGCGGGGCTCATCGGCCTGACCAAGAGCCTTGCCCGGGAATTGGCCGCGCGGAACGTGACCGTGAACGCGGTAGCGCCCGGCTTTATCGACACCGACATGACTGCCGTGCTGCCGGAGGCGGTGCGCACCGGCATGACGCAGGGCATCCCCGCAGGCCGCGCAGGCCAGCCGGAGGATGTGGCGCAGGCAGTGGCGTTTTTTGCCGCAGAACAAAGCAGCTATCTCACCGGGCAGGTGCTCTGTGTGGACGGCGGCATGGCAATGTAA
- the fabD gene encoding ACP S-malonyltransferase, with product MKLAVLYAGQGAQHPGMGKEFYEASPAFRAAFDSAALDFDLHRVCFEDPDGVLNQTEYTQPCMVAFACGVTAVLAEKGVKPAYLAGLSLGEYSALQAAGVFTAKQAIELTAFRGKAMAEAAKGLDCGMTAVLGLDREKLSACCEQAAEAGCVQICNYNCPGQLVIGGEKAAVEQAAALAKEAGARRCIPLKVSGPFHTKLMAPAGDALAQRFAGEQFGAMETPVLFNCLGHEKAETDSIPQLLVKQVQSSVYMEDTLRRLGELGVDHILEVGPGNALSGFVKKTLPGVVCTAVETPEQLDAVLTAWKEAE from the coding sequence ATGAAGCTTGCCGTACTTTACGCCGGTCAGGGTGCACAGCACCCCGGCATGGGCAAGGAATTTTACGAAGCATCTCCCGCCTTCCGGGCGGCCTTTGACAGCGCAGCGCTGGATTTTGACCTACACCGCGTCTGCTTTGAGGACCCGGACGGCGTTTTGAACCAGACCGAATACACCCAGCCCTGCATGGTGGCCTTTGCCTGCGGCGTGACCGCTGTGCTGGCCGAAAAGGGCGTAAAGCCCGCCTATCTGGCGGGGCTTTCGCTGGGCGAATACTCCGCGCTGCAGGCAGCCGGGGTGTTCACCGCAAAGCAGGCCATCGAGCTGACCGCCTTCCGGGGCAAGGCCATGGCCGAGGCTGCAAAGGGTCTTGACTGCGGCATGACCGCCGTGCTGGGTCTGGACAGAGAAAAGCTGTCTGCCTGCTGCGAGCAGGCGGCAGAGGCAGGCTGTGTGCAGATCTGCAACTACAACTGCCCGGGGCAGCTGGTCATCGGCGGCGAGAAGGCCGCTGTGGAGCAGGCTGCTGCGCTGGCAAAGGAAGCCGGTGCCCGCCGCTGCATCCCGCTGAAGGTCAGCGGCCCCTTCCACACAAAGCTGATGGCTCCCGCAGGGGATGCGCTGGCACAGCGCTTTGCGGGCGAGCAGTTCGGCGCTATGGAGACCCCGGTGCTGTTCAACTGTCTGGGGCATGAAAAGGCCGAGACCGACAGCATCCCGCAGCTGCTGGTAAAGCAGGTGCAGAGCAGCGTCTACATGGAAGATACCCTGCGCCGTCTGGGTGAACTGGGTGTGGACCACATTCTGGAGGTCGGCCCCGGCAACGCCCTGAGCGGTTTTGTGAAAAAGACCCTGCCCGGGGTGGTCTGCACCGCAGTGGAGACCCCGGAACAGCTGGATGCGGTGCTGACCGCATGGAAGGAAGCAGAATGA
- a CDS encoding NAD(P)H-dependent flavin oxidoreductase yields the protein MLTLGGKSLQLPILQGGMGVGVSLGGLAGAVAACGGMGCISTADAGYREPDFARDPAAANHRALTAEIQKAKAIAGGMGLVAINAMVATRDYADAIRTAVAAGVDAVVSGAGLPLELPGIVDTKEVAIAPIVSSARAAKLILRRWAKGFDRTADFVVIEGCKAGGHLGFAEEDLLADHCQTLDEILPGVLAEVKPYEEQYGRAIPVFVAGGVYTGADMAHFTKLGAAGVQLATRFIPTYECDASQTYKDVLLAAKPEDVRIIHSPVGMPGRALNTPLVQALAEGKRFPPKHCARCLKTCDPAAVPYCITHALIEAVKGNVEEGLFFCGENVGRLDRMRTVRELMDELVTEWRQNL from the coding sequence ATGCTGACCCTTGGCGGCAAGTCCCTGCAACTACCCATTTTGCAGGGCGGCATGGGCGTGGGCGTCTCGCTGGGAGGGCTGGCCGGTGCGGTAGCAGCCTGCGGCGGCATGGGGTGCATCTCCACCGCCGATGCAGGCTACCGCGAGCCGGATTTTGCCCGCGACCCGGCGGCAGCCAACCACCGCGCCCTGACCGCAGAGATCCAAAAGGCCAAGGCCATTGCCGGGGGTATGGGTCTGGTAGCCATCAACGCGATGGTAGCCACCCGGGACTACGCCGACGCCATCCGCACCGCCGTAGCGGCGGGGGTGGATGCCGTGGTCTCCGGTGCAGGTCTGCCGCTGGAGCTGCCGGGCATCGTGGACACAAAAGAAGTGGCTATTGCGCCCATCGTATCCAGCGCCCGGGCGGCAAAGCTCATCCTGCGCCGCTGGGCAAAGGGCTTTGACCGCACCGCCGATTTTGTGGTCATCGAGGGCTGCAAGGCGGGCGGGCATCTCGGCTTTGCCGAGGAGGACCTGCTGGCCGACCACTGCCAGACTTTGGACGAGATTCTGCCCGGGGTGCTGGCGGAGGTAAAACCTTACGAGGAACAATATGGCCGCGCCATCCCGGTATTCGTGGCGGGCGGCGTGTACACCGGTGCCGACATGGCACATTTTACAAAGCTTGGCGCTGCGGGCGTGCAGCTTGCCACCCGCTTTATCCCCACCTACGAGTGCGACGCCTCCCAGACCTACAAGGACGTGCTGCTGGCGGCAAAGCCGGAGGATGTGCGCATCATCCACAGCCCGGTGGGAATGCCCGGCCGCGCGCTGAACACCCCACTGGTGCAGGCGCTGGCCGAGGGCAAGCGCTTCCCGCCCAAGCACTGCGCCCGGTGCCTCAAGACCTGCGACCCCGCCGCCGTGCCCTACTGCATCACCCACGCCCTCATCGAGGCGGTGAAGGGCAACGTGGAGGAAGGGCTCTTCTTCTGCGGCGAAAACGTGGGCAGGCTGGACCGGATGCGCACCGTGCGCGAGCTGATGGACGAACTTGTGACCGAATGGAGGCAGAATTTATGA
- a CDS encoding DUF561 domain-containing protein yields MKLLNEILGTKYPIIQGGMANIATGEFAAACSNAGALGIIGAGGMNADTLRQNIRRCRELTDKPFGVNIMLMHPQADEFAQIVVEEKVAVVTTGAGNPGKYVPMWKAAGIKVIPVVADAVLARHLEPLGIDAVIAEGTESGGHVGEMTTMALVPQVVDAVSVPVIAAGGIADGRQLAAALALGACGVQVGTCLLASEECPIHENYKAALLKAKDSDTIVTGRTVGAPVRVLKNRMSREYVRQEKAGADKMELEKYTLGSLRRAVFEGDTDTGSLMAGQVAGMLHEVRPVADILADLWQGGRQRIAALNAEC; encoded by the coding sequence ATGAAACTTTTAAACGAGATCCTGGGGACGAAGTACCCCATCATTCAGGGCGGCATGGCCAACATCGCCACCGGCGAGTTTGCCGCCGCCTGCTCCAATGCCGGTGCGCTGGGCATCATCGGTGCGGGCGGCATGAATGCCGATACCCTGCGCCAGAACATCCGCCGCTGCCGGGAGCTGACCGACAAGCCCTTTGGTGTGAACATCATGCTCATGCACCCGCAGGCAGATGAATTTGCCCAGATCGTGGTGGAGGAAAAAGTCGCTGTGGTCACCACCGGCGCAGGCAACCCGGGAAAGTACGTTCCCATGTGGAAAGCTGCCGGCATCAAGGTGATCCCGGTGGTGGCTGATGCCGTGCTGGCACGGCATCTGGAGCCGCTGGGCATCGATGCCGTCATCGCCGAGGGCACCGAGAGCGGCGGCCATGTGGGCGAGATGACCACCATGGCACTGGTGCCGCAGGTGGTGGACGCGGTCAGCGTGCCGGTCATCGCCGCAGGCGGCATTGCCGATGGCCGTCAGCTGGCGGCTGCGCTGGCGCTGGGTGCCTGCGGTGTGCAGGTGGGCACCTGCCTGCTGGCAAGCGAGGAGTGCCCCATCCACGAAAACTACAAGGCTGCCTTGCTCAAGGCCAAGGACAGCGACACCATCGTCACCGGACGCACCGTGGGTGCACCGGTGCGTGTGCTGAAAAACCGCATGAGCCGGGAGTATGTCCGTCAGGAAAAGGCGGGCGCGGACAAGATGGAACTGGAAAAATACACGCTGGGCAGCCTGCGCCGCGCCGTCTTTGAGGGCGACACCGACACCGGCAGCCTGATGGCCGGTCAGGTGGCCGGAATGCTGCACGAGGTGCGCCCCGTGGCCGACATCCTTGCCGACCTGTGGCAGGGCGGGAGGCAGCGCATTGCCGCGCTGAACGCCGAATGCTGA
- a CDS encoding beta-ketoacyl-ACP synthase 3, with protein MKGLRLIATGGALPGRTVTNEELSRTVDTSDEWITTRTGIRTRHYCTEGENAATLAIAAAKQALQRSGLAPADIACCVCATLSAPDATPSVACQVQAALALPENRPALDVNAACSGFLYGTAVARGLLATLGGRYALVIGTEALSRLMDPADRSTCVLFGDGAGAAVFELTDTSAPFAITLGARGDAAIHAGGPSRAGSDPISMDGRAVFRFAVDALPKCLHTVLDETGLTLDNLDWVVCHQANSRIIDHCVKALHADGAKFYKNMDRHGNTSAASIPVALNELAESGQLLPGQTLACIGFGGGLTWGGMIVEYKG; from the coding sequence ATGAAGGGTTTGCGTCTGATCGCCACCGGCGGGGCTTTGCCCGGCCGCACGGTCACCAACGAAGAGCTGAGCCGCACTGTGGATACCAGCGACGAGTGGATCACCACCCGCACCGGCATCCGCACACGGCACTACTGCACCGAGGGCGAAAACGCCGCCACACTGGCCATTGCCGCCGCAAAGCAGGCGCTGCAGCGCAGCGGCCTTGCCCCGGCAGACATTGCCTGCTGCGTCTGCGCCACCCTTTCTGCACCGGACGCCACCCCAAGCGTGGCCTGTCAGGTACAGGCAGCGCTGGCATTGCCGGAAAACCGCCCCGCACTGGATGTGAACGCCGCCTGCTCCGGCTTTTTGTACGGCACGGCGGTGGCACGCGGCCTGCTGGCTACGCTGGGTGGGCGGTACGCGCTGGTCATCGGCACGGAAGCACTTTCCCGTCTGATGGACCCCGCCGACCGCTCCACCTGCGTACTGTTCGGCGATGGTGCCGGTGCGGCAGTATTTGAACTGACCGACACCTCCGCGCCCTTTGCCATCACGCTGGGTGCCCGGGGCGATGCCGCCATCCATGCCGGCGGCCCCAGCCGCGCAGGCTCTGACCCCATCAGCATGGACGGCAGGGCAGTGTTCCGCTTTGCGGTGGATGCCCTGCCCAAATGCCTGCACACTGTACTGGACGAGACCGGCCTTACGCTGGACAATCTGGACTGGGTGGTCTGCCATCAGGCCAACAGCCGCATCATCGACCACTGCGTCAAGGCGCTGCACGCCGATGGTGCAAAGTTCTATAAAAACATGGACCGCCACGGCAACACCAGTGCTGCAAGTATCCCGGTGGCGCTGAACGAGCTGGCTGAAAGCGGCCAGCTGCTCCCCGGCCAGACCCTTGCCTGCATCGGCTTCGGCGGCGGTCTGACTTGGGGCGGCATGATCGTGGAGTATAAAGGATAA
- a CDS encoding acetyl-CoA carboxylase carboxyltransferase subunit alpha: MIKDILQQLAPLDEKIAALRGDPADENMTDITNHAAELAELSAQEDALLSGCGALTAEDRVFLARHPERPHIDEIVDALFTDFFEQCGDRQCKEDAAILGGVALFHGQPVTVIGHRKGSTLEENLRCNFGMPGPEGYRKALRLMKQAEKFDRPIITFIDTPGAYPGKDAEERGQGEAIARNLMEMSGLTVPVIAVVTGEGSSGGALALGVANRILMLENAVYSVLSPEGFASILWKDSSRSGEACEIMKLTAQDLYKDGIVEEIIPEPVGGAQRAHGVLFGNLDEALQRQLRSLARMNGRQLAEQRYQKFRQIGEMRKA; the protein is encoded by the coding sequence ATGATCAAGGACATTTTACAACAGCTCGCACCGCTGGATGAAAAGATCGCCGCCCTGCGCGGCGACCCGGCGGACGAGAACATGACTGACATCACCAACCACGCTGCCGAGCTGGCAGAGCTTTCCGCACAGGAGGACGCTTTGCTGTCCGGCTGCGGGGCGCTGACCGCAGAGGACAGGGTCTTTCTGGCACGCCACCCGGAGCGCCCCCACATCGACGAGATCGTGGATGCACTGTTCACCGACTTTTTTGAGCAGTGCGGCGACCGCCAGTGCAAGGAAGATGCCGCCATTCTGGGCGGTGTGGCGCTGTTCCATGGCCAGCCGGTCACAGTCATCGGCCACCGCAAGGGCAGCACGCTGGAGGAAAACCTGCGCTGCAACTTCGGTATGCCCGGGCCGGAGGGCTACCGCAAGGCCCTGCGCCTGATGAAGCAGGCCGAAAAATTTGACCGTCCCATCATTACCTTCATCGACACCCCGGGCGCATACCCCGGCAAGGACGCCGAGGAGCGCGGACAGGGCGAAGCCATTGCCCGCAACCTGATGGAGATGAGCGGCCTGACCGTGCCGGTGATCGCAGTGGTCACCGGCGAGGGCTCCTCCGGCGGCGCACTGGCGCTGGGTGTGGCAAACCGCATCCTGATGCTGGAAAACGCTGTCTACTCGGTGCTGAGCCCCGAAGGCTTTGCCAGCATCCTGTGGAAGGATTCCTCCCGCAGCGGCGAAGCCTGCGAGATCATGAAGCTGACCGCGCAGGATCTGTACAAGGACGGCATCGTGGAGGAGATCATCCCGGAGCCGGTGGGCGGCGCACAGCGCGCCCACGGGGTACTGTTCGGCAATCTGGACGAGGCATTGCAGCGTCAGCTGCGCAGTCTTGCCCGCATGAACGGCCGTCAGCTGGCCGAGCAGCGCTACCAGAAATTCCGTCAGATCGGAGAAATGAGGAAAGCATGA